The following are encoded in a window of Ignicoccus islandicus DSM 13165 genomic DNA:
- a CDS encoding TIGR00296 family protein produces the protein MVISLDSLTLEDGKYLVKLARRAIEEYLRTGRRIMPEDVPPRLLEEGAAFVTLLTYPHRELRGCIGYVEPIKPLAETVVDVAIAAATSDPRFYPVSLDEMDHLVVEVSVLGDHETYSAREALKKIKIGETGIIIRRGPFSGVLLPEVPVEYCWDEETFIAETCIKAGLPPDCWLDEGTQATLFRGRTWTELSPRGEVVERDLKREYIERCLNR, from the coding sequence ATGGTAATATCTCTAGATTCACTTACTTTAGAAGATGGTAAATATCTGGTCAAGTTAGCTAGGAGAGCTATTGAGGAGTACCTAAGGACCGGAAGGAGAATAATGCCCGAAGACGTACCTCCTAGATTACTGGAAGAAGGCGCGGCATTCGTAACTTTACTTACTTATCCCCATAGAGAGTTAAGAGGATGTATAGGTTACGTAGAACCCATAAAGCCGCTAGCTGAGACTGTAGTAGACGTAGCAATAGCGGCGGCTACTAGCGACCCAAGATTCTACCCAGTATCGCTGGATGAGATGGACCATTTAGTCGTTGAGGTAAGCGTCTTGGGAGATCACGAAACGTACAGTGCTCGTGAAGCCTTAAAGAAAATAAAGATAGGTGAAACGGGAATAATAATAAGAAGAGGACCGTTCAGCGGCGTACTCTTACCAGAGGTACCAGTGGAATATTGTTGGGACGAAGAGACGTTCATCGCCGAGACTTGCATTAAGGCCGGTTTACCACCAGATTGTTGGCTCGATGAAGGAACGCAAGCAACGCTCTTCAGAGGAAGGACGTGGACCGAGCTGAGTCCTCGGGGAGAGGTCGTAGAGAGAGACCTTAAGAGAGAATATATAGAAAGGTGTCTCAATCGTTAA
- the hemC gene encoding hydroxymethylbilane synthase, with amino-acid sequence MRVRIAARGSKLSLKQVETFQEYLTKHYDGIEFEVIKVKTTGDKFQLPFEELAKKGHVGLFEKEVNKAVIDGKADVAVHSLKDLSTKLSDELVIALYLPRDPPYDVLISRNGERLEELPSGAVVGTSSARRKALIKNLRPDLEVRDLRGNVDTRLRKLREGEYDAIILAEAGLRRLGIDVEYQRLDWKTFTPSPAQGIVVAVTRKDSELYEMLRKVSDNRSELMARTERNVLLSFGGGCHIPLGAISFVNDNGIMLKAVAFDLKIKTRLDVELIGSGPEIGLRAGEFLKRGIIELSGS; translated from the coding sequence TTGAGAGTACGCATTGCCGCTCGAGGAAGTAAGCTTAGCTTAAAACAAGTCGAAACGTTCCAAGAATATTTAACGAAACATTACGATGGAATCGAGTTCGAAGTGATTAAAGTAAAAACTACGGGAGACAAGTTTCAGTTGCCTTTTGAAGAACTAGCTAAGAAAGGTCACGTTGGGCTCTTCGAAAAGGAAGTGAATAAGGCCGTAATAGATGGAAAGGCTGACGTGGCGGTTCATTCGCTAAAGGACTTAAGTACTAAATTGAGTGACGAATTAGTAATAGCTTTATACTTACCTCGCGACCCTCCCTATGACGTCTTAATTAGTAGAAATGGTGAGAGACTGGAAGAACTTCCAAGTGGAGCGGTCGTAGGAACTTCCTCTGCAAGGAGGAAAGCCCTAATAAAGAACTTACGCCCCGATCTAGAAGTACGCGACCTTAGAGGTAACGTAGATACCCGGCTAAGAAAGTTAAGAGAAGGGGAATACGACGCCATAATTCTCGCTGAGGCAGGTTTACGCAGGTTAGGAATTGACGTCGAATACCAGCGTTTGGATTGGAAAACGTTCACTCCATCTCCTGCTCAAGGGATAGTAGTGGCCGTTACACGCAAGGACTCAGAACTATACGAGATGTTAAGGAAGGTGAGCGACAATCGCTCCGAGCTAATGGCTAGAACTGAAAGAAACGTTCTACTTTCCTTTGGTGGTGGATGTCATATTCCCCTGGGAGCAATATCTTTTGTTAATGATAATGGGATAATGCTAAAGGCGGTTGCCTTCGATTTGAAGATAAAGACCCGTTTGGATGTAGAATTAATCGGAAGCGGACCTGAAATAGGTCTCCGAGCCGGAGAGTTCCTAAAGAGAGGTATTATCGAATTAAGTGGGTCATAA
- the hemL gene encoding glutamate-1-semialdehyde 2,1-aminomutase, giving the protein MNSKELFEKAKELFPGGVNSPIRAAVKPYPFYVKKAEGAILTTVDGDELIDYVLAYGPLILGHQHPRVKEAVEEQLELGWLYGTPYEAEIKLAEKIISHFPSIDMVRFVNSGTEATVTAIRLARGYTKRKKIIKFDGCYHGSNDSLLVKAGSAVSHYGVPGSAGIPEELSRLTLVVPFNDVETTEKVAKENQDDLAAIIVEPVMGNAGVILPKDNFLKELRRIADDVGALLIFDEVITGYRLGLGGAQARYNVIPDITTLGKIIGGGFPVGAVGGKKEIMEYLAPSGPVFNAGTFNAHPVTMIAGLATISELERDYVYETANSAAHAVVKAIEQELVSKFGGVVNHIASMFQWFPKVEKVENYSDAQKADRALIERLHTELLKRGVFIAPSMFEAWFTSAAHASDIVERTIDVISEVAKVLQA; this is encoded by the coding sequence ATGAATTCTAAGGAGTTATTCGAAAAAGCAAAGGAACTATTTCCAGGTGGCGTTAATAGCCCCATAAGGGCAGCTGTAAAGCCGTATCCCTTCTATGTTAAGAAGGCTGAAGGAGCTATCCTCACTACTGTAGATGGAGACGAATTGATTGACTACGTACTAGCGTACGGGCCTTTAATCCTAGGTCACCAACACCCACGCGTTAAGGAAGCAGTAGAGGAACAATTGGAGCTTGGATGGTTATACGGCACTCCTTACGAAGCTGAGATAAAGCTTGCCGAAAAAATAATTTCTCATTTCCCTTCAATAGACATGGTAAGGTTCGTCAATTCGGGAACTGAAGCAACAGTTACTGCGATACGTCTCGCACGCGGGTACACCAAGAGGAAGAAAATAATCAAGTTCGATGGATGCTATCACGGCTCTAACGACAGTCTCCTAGTAAAGGCCGGAAGTGCGGTTTCGCATTACGGTGTTCCCGGCTCAGCCGGTATACCCGAGGAGCTAAGTAGACTCACTCTAGTCGTTCCGTTTAACGACGTAGAAACAACAGAAAAGGTAGCTAAAGAGAATCAAGACGATCTAGCAGCTATTATAGTGGAGCCAGTAATGGGTAATGCAGGTGTAATTCTCCCAAAAGATAATTTCCTAAAGGAGTTGAGGAGAATAGCAGATGACGTCGGCGCTTTACTTATTTTCGATGAAGTAATTACCGGCTATAGGCTAGGTCTTGGAGGGGCCCAAGCTAGATATAACGTCATACCTGACATTACGACCCTCGGAAAGATAATAGGTGGAGGATTCCCCGTTGGTGCTGTTGGAGGTAAGAAAGAGATAATGGAATACTTGGCGCCTTCTGGCCCGGTGTTTAATGCTGGTACTTTCAATGCCCATCCCGTAACAATGATTGCGGGATTAGCAACGATTTCCGAACTAGAGCGCGATTACGTTTACGAAACCGCTAACTCAGCGGCGCACGCTGTGGTAAAGGCTATAGAACAAGAACTCGTAAGTAAGTTTGGAGGCGTTGTTAATCATATAGCTAGCATGTTCCAGTGGTTCCCTAAGGTTGAGAAAGTTGAAAACTATAGTGACGCTCAAAAAGCTGATAGAGCGTTAATTGAAAGATTGCATACGGAACTCCTTAAGAGGGGCGTCTTCATTGCACCAAGCATGTTCGAAGCTTGGTTCACTTCGGCAGCGCATGCTAGTGATATAGTTGAGAGAACGATCGATGTGATATCGGAAGTAGCTAAGGTGCTTCAAGCTTGA